Genomic segment of Leishmania panamensis strain MHOM/PA/94/PSC-1 chromosome 20 sequence:
GGACGCACAGAGCAAGTTTGACACGCCAGAGTCTCGAAGCATTCTTCGCGTAGCGCACGAGCGATATAATCAGGGCATCTACCACGAGCTTCAAGTCgctcagcgacagcgcaATGGGCTGGCCCCAGAGCGCAAGTGCCACATCAGCCGCTTTACGAAACCAAGTGTGCCAGGATTTCAAGCCTACCTGAAAGGCGCCCCAGACGACTATGTAATCCGAGAAGTCTGGGATGACGATGAAGATGTCGTCATTGGTGAAAGTGGTACGTTGAGGACGAAAAGCAAAGTTGCTCTTAGTCACAGTAGCGCCATCAGCAACGCACCAACTGTGTCATCAAAAATAAAGCAAGAGCAAGATGCTTTCAGAATGACAAAGGCACTGATCCTGAAAACGCTGGCCTCCGCTCTACAGCTCGTCATGGAGAATGTGCTCTCGGAGCTCAAGGGCCGGCGTCAAAGTGGGACACTTTTGTCAAAGGAGCACCAGGCATTAGTTGTTAATCGACTAATCAGCGGAGTGGTCGATTCCAGCGCAAGAAGCTACAAGAGTCTGTCTTCCTCATCACATCTGCTTGAGCCAGTTGAGATGGCGGTGACGCTGTTTGGTCGCAAAGACGTAGCCGAAGTGCAAGCATTCGATAGCGACACCTTCGCTGTTCCAGCAGCTGAAAAAGACATTTCCTACTCCTTATGGGTGGCCGGTGGCATTGTTGCGAGCGAGGAACTTATGGAGGATTTCCCATTTCACCTCGCCAAGTTCGTGACACCTGAGAAGGGGTCGGCCCCGCCGCATCGGCTGCCACACGTGGAGGTGGAAATCTACTTCTCCTCTGAGCTATTTCAGCTGGAGAAGACAATTGGGCTAAACGGTGTCCACATGCTACGCTTATTTATCGGCAAAACCATGATGAAGCAGCACGAACCAACCCCAACCTCCACCACGCTACTTCTCGCCGCAtcgggagagaaggagcgtGATCTTTACAGCATTTATGACTCCACGCGCGATCGTGGCGAAGTCCGAATTCCGTGGATTCGTAAAATGGTGACCAAGGTATCGACGGTGACTGGCGTGGTGTTTAGCGCGGAGGACTCGGATGAGAATCCCTCTGTCGATCACATGCGTGCCTCCGTCAGCTCCGTCTGGCGAGCGTGGGGCCACCTTGTGAAGGATCTTCATGTACATGGTGACCTCGACTATCTCTACATTTCCATCAGTCGACAGCAAGAGTGGGAAGGCAACAAAGCGTACATCTCTGAGCTGAAAAAGCTGGAGGCTGCCAGGGACGCCGATGAGTCTGCCGGGCCGCTCGTAGAGACCGCAAACATAGCTCGTACTTTGAGCCGAAGCAGTGCCGCAGAATTCGCGGCAGCGGGTTTTGCAGGCAAAGCACGCAAACTGTACCTGCCTATTTCAGCCGATTTCGTTGTTGTAGAATGCACACTGGAGCGCAAAGGCCTGCCACATAGCATGGTTGTCGAGGACATTGTGTCCATCTTGACGGAGATGCAGCACGAGCAGATGGAAATGCAACGGCTATCTGTTCTCGATGCCATGGCAACTCAGGTGGAGAACGAGGCCAAGTCCGGTTCCTGCACCTCTGTAGCGCGAAGTCGAGACAAGATTGTACCGGTATTGTACGAGCCGAAAGTTGTCGTCTCCCATGCTGGAACGCTGGAAaacggcacacacgcatttCAACGAGTCCGCATTCGCGGCAGCTGTCGAGCTCATGTTGAGGCgcttgcagcagcgctgcaagaTGAAGCTGGCAGCTACTTCACCGACAGAtctctgcccctctccaTGACCTCTGCGACTCACACCGCAACAGGCAGCAGTGAGGACCAGAATGATCAGGCAGGCGGCTGGTCGCTTCCAAAAAATCTCTCGTTTCGCGCCGTGCGTGCGCCGAGCAGTCAGCAGCGCCTTATCGGCCACAGCGCCCCATCCGCCTCTGCTGTAGGAAACAAGCTCGGTGATCCTACATCGCGCAGCCGTTATTCGCGCTCGCAGACGCTCACGCTTGCAGCCGACAGTTCAGCGCTCGTCACGGACGATGAGCGCCAGTTTTGGAAAGAGAACTATTACCGACTCTCTGAGATAAAAGGCATTTACCACGATCGTGTCGATGCAACAGACGCTCTCGGTCATTCGTGGCAGTCTTTGCCTCCACGTGTCCATGAGCACCTCGCCTTACTGAACCGTCGACTCGCGCCAGGCGATGGCGCggctggcagcggcactaCCGCGACTGACCAGGATCAGGATGATGAAGGTGACATCCCTGCGTCAGGGAAGCGGAAGCGGAAAAGGGATggcaagaagaaggcgaaaCAGACAACGGCCGACAAAGagacagcagccgcagcctcACTAGGGCTGGCGCCGGAGAAGCTCTTCGAGTACCTCTGCACCGAcatggaggcggagagcgcGCGGCATGACCTGCGTGCTGGCGACTGTGCGG
This window contains:
- a CDS encoding pseudouridine synthase, putative (TriTrypDB/GeneDB-style sysID: LpmP.20.5030) is translated as MNRSKWSLRRLILGLSVEDAQSKFDTPESRSILRVAHERYNQGIYHELQVAQRQRNGLAPERKCHISRFTKPSVPGFQAYLKGAPDDYVIREVWDDDEDVVIGESGTLRTKSKVALSHSSAISNAPTVSSKIKQEQDAFRMTKALILKTLASALQLVMENVLSELKGRRQSGTLLSKEHQALVVNRLISGVVDSSARSYKSLSSSSHLLEPVEMAVTLFGRKDVAEVQAFDSDTFAVPAAEKDISYSLWVAGGIVASEELMEDFPFHLAKFVTPEKGSAPPHRLPHVEVEIYFSSELFQLEKTIGLNGVHMLRLFIGKTMMKQHEPTPTSTTLLLAASGEKERDLYSIYDSTRDRGEVRIPWIRKMVTKVSTVTGVVFSAEDSDENPSVDHMRASVSSVWRAWGHLVKDLHVHGDLDYLYISISRQQEWEGNKAYISELKKLEAARDADESAGPLVETANIARTLSRSSAAEFAAAGFAGKARKLYLPISADFVVVECTLERKGLPHSMVVEDIVSILTEMQHEQMEMQRLSVLDAMATQVENEAKSGSCTSVARSRDKIVPVLYEPKVVVSHAGTLENGTHAFQRVRIRGSCRAHVEALAAALQDEAGSYFTDRSLPLSMTSATHTATGSSEDQNDQAGGWSLPKNLSFRAVRAPSSQQRLIGHSAPSASAVGNKLGDPTSRSRYSRSQTLTLAADSSALVTDDERQFWKENYYRLSEIKGIYHDRVDATDALGHSWQSLPPRVHEHLALLNRRLAPGDGAAGSGTTATDQDQDDEGDIPASGKRKRKRDGKKKAKQTTADKETAAAASLGLAPEKLFEYLCTDMEAESARHDLRAGDCAGYDYLLNLRRIPDKHLPLVAPAVVSVTSKGFINYYGPQRFATYTRMNMHPGLHLLKGQYKAAAHVLVQQFYLDAALEAERQRTGQAFPRLKGLQGYGGVRLPDFLRSGTPRSIAEHGTPMHRVLYNALQASALLGGDDSLDGNDGLRGQGHGSSEPGWGALAAASGERRGKSQSRASGAAHHVDRDSAAGAAHAGGSDDPCAEAFLRVIGPRVCAMLIQEFLSFVWNDIVNQRFQRYGTFTLLPGDLVRAGGVMAATFHNGHEGDAAMDPPLVYASRGEIERGVFSVWDLALPLPGADIRLPQNHTEDLYVVTLQRYGLPFDPESRQWRCFKPSPLARHGGEPRRARAAAEGGSPSGAPLSPYYNLTSTFALMEEELGSRTPITDALPLYVERQGGRFGGNDNALQADVGLDAVDMRPDLRAGSGNSLGLTISASYRHALVRPNADTMQWRLLKGVVGDPYQRWGLTTQAQVRPLDAVQLASTSFAADAQPAWIFPSLSGEVTSINGRGVPQLLNVESGVSLEKEEVEDGPDDDAAGRPNLPQVTPTGAEASQRSSFTRGTSPLATPAARTAAGYLHQRCWNGTSQLLREPLSARNLLASSSETKQQLTRRRRAPPAPSWLPRHHGSVLQLRLRLPAGVYPGMLVRELLKMDVNTPDVVDLDRATSSSSRTDRRAQSWQDLTADQRATYQKWIAKRRQQRRFLQQPRAISLALLHQQIFRSSGIRQSLLPTLRSYDSVSK